One Procambarus clarkii isolate CNS0578487 chromosome 15, FALCON_Pclarkii_2.0, whole genome shotgun sequence DNA segment encodes these proteins:
- the LOC123759213 gene encoding dentin sialophosphoprotein-like produces MDTPDSMDTPGSMDTPDSMDTPDSMDTPGSMDTPDSMDTPGSMDTPDSMDTPGSMDTPDSMDTPGSMDTPGSMDTPGSMDTPGSMDTPGSMDTPDSMDTPDSMDTPGSMDTPGSMDTPGSMDTPGSIDTPGSMDTPGSIDTPGSMDTPGSMDTPGSMDTPGSMDTPGSMDTPGSMDTPDSMDTPDSMDTPGSMDTPGSMDTPDSIDTPDSMDTPGSMDTPGSMDTPDSIDTPDSMDTPDSMDTPGSMDTPGSMDTPGSMDTLGSMDTPGSMDTPDSMDTPGSMDTPGSTDTPDSMDTPGCTDTPGSTDTPDSTDTPGSTDTPGSTDTPDSTDTPGSMDTPGSTDTPDSTGNICIPKVSI; encoded by the coding sequence ATGGACACCCCGGACAGTATGGACACCCCGGGCAGTATGGACACCCCGGACAGTATGGACACCCCGGACAGTATGGACACCCCGGGCAGTATGGACACTCCGGACAGTATGGACACCCCGGGCAGTATGGACACCCCGGACAGTATGGACACCCCGGGCAGTATGGACACTCCGGACAGTATGGACACCCCGGGTAGTATGGACACCCCGGGTAGTATGGACACCCCGGGCAGTATGGACACCCCGGGTAGTATGGACACCCCGGGCAGTATGGACACCCCGGACAGTATGGACACCCCGGACAGTATGGACACCCCGGGCAGTATGGACACCCCGGGCAGTATGGACACCCCGGGCAGTATGGACACCCCGGGCAGTATAGACACCCCGGGCAGTATGGACACCCCGGGCAGTATAGACACCCCGGGCAGTATGGACACCCCGGGCAGTATGGACACCCCGGGCAGTATGGACACCCCGGGCAGTATGGACACCCCGGGCAGTATGGACACCCCGGGCAGTATGGACACCCCGGACAGTATGGACACCCCGGACAGTATGGACACCCCGGGCAGTATGGACACCCCGGGCAGTATGGACACCCCGGACAGTATAGACACCCCGGACAGTATGGACACCCCGGGCAGTATGGACACCCCGGGCAGTATGGACACCCCGGACAGTATAGACACCCCGGACAGTATGGACACTCCGGACAGTATGGACACCCCGGGCAGTATGGACACCCCGGGCAGTATGGACACCCCGGGCAGTATGGACACCCTGGGCAGTATGGACACCCCGGGCAGTATGGACACCCCGGACAGTATGGACACCCCGGGCAGTATGGACACCCCGGGCAGTACGGACACTCCGGACAGTATGGACACCCCGGGCTGTACGGACACCCCGGGCAGTACGGACACTCCGGACAGTACGGACACGCCGGGCAGTACGGACACCCCGGGCAGTACGGACACTCCGGACAGTACGGACACCCCGGGCAGTATGGACACCCCGGGCAGTACGGACACTCCGGACAGTACGGGAAACATTTGCATTCCTAAGGTGTCCATATGA